The Osmerus eperlanus chromosome 22, fOsmEpe2.1, whole genome shotgun sequence genome window below encodes:
- the LOC134008683 gene encoding keratin, type I cytoskeletal 13-like, with the protein MSTLSQRSYSSGRPSSASLYGYSSRIGMSRAPSVYGGAGGQSVRVSYASGSRGGFDLSSAAGGNNAANEKATMQNLNDRLATYLDKVRSLETANAKLEFQIREWYERKSPIVNDYSKYQAIIADLRKKISVASLDNARILLMIDNAKLAAEDFKLKYENEMSMRMSVEADIAGLRKVLDELTMSRSDLEMQIEGLKEELLYLKKNHAEEMDSMRAALSSSTVNVEVDAAPQEDMARVMDEIRTQYEGIVDKNRREMEAWYKVKFDELNKVVTSNTQELQMAQQELSELKRTFQSLEIELQSQINLRSAMEGQLTETQNRYNRQLSQLQITVNSLETELGKMKMDIERQACEYKMLLDIKTRLEMEIAEYRRLLDGEDVSQCVVIKKVEVVKQAPVITKRVRTVVEEVVDGKVVSRTEDVDVAVVSK; encoded by the exons ATGAGTACCTTGTCCCAGCGCAGTTATTCCTCCGGCcgtccctcctctgcctctctctacggATACTCATCTCGAATTGGCATGTCAAGGGCACCAAGTGTCTATGGAGGTGCAGGGGGGCAAAGCGTCCGTGTGTCCTATGCTTCGGGCTCAAGGGGCGGCTTTGACTTGTCCAGCGCGGCCGGAGGGAACAATGCCGCCAACGAGAAGGCTACCATGCAGAACCTGAATGACCGTCTGGCCACCTACCTGGACAAGGTCCGCTCTCTGGAGACTGCTAATGCCAAGCTCGAGTTTCAAATCCGCGAATGGTATGAAAGGAAATCTCCCATCGTCAATGACTACAGCAAATACCAGGCTATTATTGCTGACCTGCGCAAAAAG ATCAGCGTTGCTTCCTTGGACAACGCCAGGATCCTCCTCATGATTGACAATGCAAAACTGGCCGCTGAAGATTTCAAACTCAA GTATGAGAACGAAATGTCAATGCGCATGTCGGTGGAGGCAGATATCGCAGGACTGAGGAAGGTTCTGGATGAGCTCACCATGTCCCGGTCCGACCTGGAGATGCAGATCGAGGGCCTGAAGGAGGAGCTTCTCTATCTCAAGAAGAACCACGCTGAG GAGATGGACTCCATGCGCGCCGCCCTGAGCTCCAGCACGGTCAACGTGGAGGTGGACGCCGCGCCCCAGGAGGACATGGCCCGCGTGATGGATGAGATCAGGACCCAGTACGAGGGCATCGTGGATAAGAACCGTCGCGAAATGGAGGCCTGGTACAAGGTCAag TTTGATGAGCTGAACAAGGTGGTGACAAGCAACACACAGGAACTCCAGATGGCCCAACAAGAGCTCAGCGAGCTGAAGAGGACCTTCCAGAGTCTGGAGATCGAACTACAATCCCAGATTAACCTG agATCCGCAATGGAGGGCCAGCTGACCGAAACACAGAACAGGTACAACAGGCAACTGAGCCAGCTCCAGATCACGGTCAACAGCCTGGAGACCGAACTCGGGAAGATGAAGATGGACATTGAGAGGCAGGCCTGCGAGTACAAGATGCTGCTGGACATCAAGaccaggctggagatggagatcGCCGAGTACAGGAGGCTGCTGGACGGAGAGGACGTGAG ccAATGCGTGGTCATAAAGAAGGTCGAGGTTGTGAAAC AGGCACCCGTGATCACCAAGAGGGTCAGGACAGTCGTCGAGGAGGTGGTTGACGGAAAGGTGGTCTCTCGCACAGAGGACGTGGATGTGGCAGTTGTCAGCAAGTAG